A DNA window from Gigantopelta aegis isolate Gae_Host chromosome 4, Gae_host_genome, whole genome shotgun sequence contains the following coding sequences:
- the LOC121371033 gene encoding protein inscuteable homolog, with translation MEGRSKSRRMDDAVKKWLLELRDVTETECMSVLQGKSLNCKKDPDQTAYLVNEIKDVVNSIRTESNAISSDFDTLFRSVECGDWKHLGHHGIQVTCHIRSLIQLCNKCIREPPVHILEQQELVMGECAKLAQLVDGFSHGGRLPAKVPLTNQLTYLGQSFSRLVDHVLGYLVQKLVDLLDEASAPSAVNSAIESFISLGLDGEHMCYILAREGGVRSLLDICRTDSLVFAHSQALRALATLSCVPESIMEFERENGLELLTELLCDSAAPECVQGEAAGVVAQITSPCLEHNQHLGGFVDNIQDLLQALLNLSQKTKSREVFLLAAAATANMTFIDSTACEILHQNEAHRILVQQCSLPKAGSLFAKDQVATILANMAAVNSCLVGLTDNQGIELLVSFLKESPSLCASEAEMAACERVQQKSAIALTRLCREESYAQRIIDLEGIPRLVKLCRSSRERNNSDAVLVASLAALRKISSTCGNKNVSDADVQQLIAPRLMDSFLMCSRSDENFV, from the exons ATGGAGGGGAGGTCAAA AAGCCGCCGAATGGATGATGCAGTTAAGAAATGGTTGCTAGAGTTACGAGATGTGACAGAAACGGAATGTATGAGTGTACTGCAGGGCAAGTCACTTAACTGCAAAAAAGACCCTGACCAAACCGCATATCTAGTCAACGAAATAAAAG atGTGGTCAACTCCATCAGGACAGAATCTAATGCAATCAGTTCAGATTTTGACACTCTTTTCAG GAGTGTTGAGTGTGGAGACTGGAAACATCTAGGTCACCATGGTATACAGGTTACCTGCCACATTCGGTCCCTCATTCAGCTGTGCAACAAGTGTATCAGAGAACCACCTGTCCACATTCTAGAG CAACAAGAACTTGTTATGGGAGAATGTGCTAAGCTAGCTCAATTAGTTGATGG TTTTAGTCATGGAGGGCGGCTTCCAGCTAAGGTTCCACTTACAAACCAGCTGACATATCTTGGCCAGTCCTTCAGTCGACTGGTGGATCATGTTCTGGGATATCTAGTCCAG AAATTGGTTGACTTGCTTGATGAGGCCTCCGCCCCCTCAGCTGTAAACAGTGCAATAGAAAGTTTCATCAGTCTGGGACTGGATGGAGAACACATGTGTTATATACTTGCTAGA GAGGGAGGGGTGCGCTCCCTACTAGATATCTGCCGCACCGACTCGCTGGTATTTGCTCACTCACAGGCTCTGAGAGCTTTGGCCACTCTCAGCTGTGTACCAGAAAGTATTATGGAGTTTGAAAGG GAAAATGGTCTGGAGCTGTTAACCGAGTTGCTGTGTGATAGTGCTGCCCCCGAGTGTGTGCAAGGAGAAGCAGCGGGTGTCGTGGCTCAGATTACCTCCCCTTGTTTGGAACACAATCAACACTTGGGTGGCTTTGTAGATAATATTCAAGATCTTCTTCAAGCTTTGCTTA ATCTAAGCCAAAAGACAAAATCACGGGAGGTGTTTCTTTTAGCTGCAGCAGCAACGGCTAACATGACCTTCATTGACTCCACAGCGTGCGAGATCCTACATCAGAACGAGGCTCACAGGATATTAGTACAGCAGTGTTCATTGCCAAAAGCGGGATCCTTGTTTGCCAAAGATCAG GTTGCCACCATTCTGGCAAACATGGCGGCTGTGAACAGTTGTCTGGTTGGTCTGACAGACAACCAAGGGATTGAGCTGCTGGTCAGCTTCCTCAAGGAGAGTCCCTCACTGTGTGCCAGTGAAGCGGAGATGGCCGCCTGTGAACGCGTCCAGCAGAAATCAGCTATTGCTCTCACCAGGCTGTGCAGAGAAGAGTCGTATGCACAGAGAATCATTGATCTGGAAG GCATACCAAGATTGGTAAAGCTATGTCGATCTTCGAGAGAAAGGAATAACAGCGATGCTGTTCTGGTGGCAAGTCTG GCTGCTCTGAGAAAAATCTCTTCAACGTGCGGCAACAAGAACGTAAGTGATGCTGATGTCCAGCAGCTGATAGCGCCAAGACTGATGGACTCTTTCTTGATGTGTTCCCGTAGTGACGAAAACTTTGTGTAA